A window of the Phaseolus vulgaris cultivar G19833 chromosome 5, P. vulgaris v2.0, whole genome shotgun sequence genome harbors these coding sequences:
- the LOC137835992 gene encoding pleiotropic drug resistance protein 1-like isoform X1, producing the protein MEGSDIYRASNSMRARSSTVWRNNSVEVFSRSSREEDDEEALKWAALEKLPTYNRLRKGLLTASHGAANEIDVADLGYQERHKLLERLVKVAEEDNESFLLKLKDRIDRVGLDIPTIEVRYEHLKIEAEAFVGGRALPSFINSATNVIEGFLNFLHILPSRKKHVTILKDVSGVIKPRRMTLLLGPPSSGKTTLLLALSGKLDKSLQVRHKSIITIFSLKTKVERKTNMNTDVFVVQVSGKVTYNGHELNEFVPQRTAAYISQHDVHIGEMTVRETLAFSARCQGVGSRYDMLSELSRREKAANIKPDPDLDVYMKATATAGQESSIVTDYTMKILGLDICADTMVGDEMLRGISGGQRKRVTTGEMLVGPANALFMDEISTGLDSSTTFQIVSCLRQYVHILNGTAVISLLQPAPETYDLFDDIILISDGQVVYHGPREYVLDFFESMGFRCPERKGAADFLQEVTSKKDQAQYWVRRDQPYRFVTVTQFAEAFQSFHIGRKLGQELAVSFDKTKSHPAALTTKKFGINKKELLKANFSREYLLMKRNSFVYIFKLCQLFIMALIALTLFFRTEMDHDSLDGAGVYAGAIFFTIITVMFNGMAEISMTIAKLPVFYKQRDLLFFPSWAYAIPSWILKIPVTIAEVALWVFLTYYVIGYDPNVGRLFKQYLILLLISQMASSLFRAIAALGRNMIVANTFGSFSVLTLLTLGGFILSKRDIKKWWIWGFWISPLMYGQNALMTNEFLGNSWHNDTHNLGLDYLDSRAFFKDAYWYWLGLGALVGFVLFFNVVFGFALDFLGPFDKPQAVIAEEPTHEGSPAEVELPRIETGKDGSVVESSHGKKKGMVLPFEPHSITFDEVVYSVDMPQEMKEQGVQEDKLVLLKGVSGAFRPGVLTALMGVSGAGKTTLMDVLAGRKTGGYIEGNIKISGYPKKQETFARISGYCEQNDIHSPHVTVYESLLYSAWLRLPSSVDSKTRKMFIEEVMELVELNPLRNSLVGLPGVSGLSTEQRKRLTIAVELVANPSIIFMDEPTSGLDARAAAIVMRTVRNTVDTGRTVVCTIHQPSIDIFEAFDELFLMKRGGQEIYVGPLGRHSSHLIKYFESIDGVSKIKDGYNPATWMLEVTTTAQELGLGVDFTDLYRNSDLYRRNKQLIQELGQPAPGSKDLYFPTQFSQNFFVQCQACLWKQRWSYWRNPPYTAVRFFFTTFIAIMFGTMFWDLGGKRSTRGDLMNALGSMYTAVLFLGVQNSSSVQPVVAVERTVFYREKAAGMYSALPYAFSQILVELPYIFTQAVTYGVIVYAMIGFEWTAEKFFWYLFFMYFTLLYFTFYGMMGVAVTPNHHVASIVSAAFYAIWNLFSGFVVARPSIPIWWRWYYWACPVAWTLYGLVGSQFGDVMELMEAEGNKTVKAFIEDSYGIKHDFIGVAAVVVAGIAVLFGFTFAVAIKTFNFQKR; encoded by the exons ATGGAGGGAAGCGATATATACAGAGCGAGTAACAGTATGCGAGCGAGAAGTTCAACGGTTTGGAGAAACAACAGTGTGGAGGTTTTCTCAAGGTCTTCTCGCGAAGAGGATGACGAAGAAGCTCTCAAATGGGCTGCTCTTGAGAAGCTCCCCACCTACAACCGTCTCAGGAAAGGCTTGTTGACAGCATCCCATGGAGCTGCCAACGAAATCGACGTTGCTGATCTTGGCTACCAAGAGAGACACAAGCTCCTTGAGAGGTTGGTCAAGGTTGCTGAAGAGGACAATGAGTCCTTCTTGTTGAAACTCAAGGACCGTATTGACAG AGTTGGACTCGACATTCCCACCATTGAAGTTCGATACGAGCACCTCAAGATTGAAGCAGAGGCTTTTGTTGGAGGCAGAGCTTTGCCCTCTTTCATCAACTCTGCTACTAATGTCATTGAG GGATTTCTTAACTTTCTCCATATCCTCCCCAGCAGAAAGAAACACGTTACTATTCTCAAAGATGTGAGCGGGGTTATCAAACCTCGCAGGATGACTCTGCTTTTGGGTCCTCCGAGTTCAGGAAAGACCACACTCCTCTTGGCCTTGTCAGGAAAACTTGATAAAAGTCTTCAGGTCAGACACAAatctattattactattttttctttgaaaacgAAAGTAGAAAGAAAGACTAACATGAATACCGATGTGTTTGTTGTTCAGGTATCTGGAAAAGTGACTTACAATGGGCATGAACTGAACGAGTTTGTACCCCAGAGAACCGCTGCTTACATCAGCCAGCATGATGTTCACATTGGAGAAATGACTGTGAGGGAAACCTTGGCTTTCTCAGCAAGGTGCCAAGGGGTTGGATCACGTTATG ACATGCTGTCTGAATTGTCTAGAAGGGAGAAAGCGGCAAATATCAAGCCTGACCCAGATCTTGATGTCTACATGAAG GCAACTGCAACTGCAGGCCAGGAGTCAAGCATAGTGACAGATTATACAATGAAG ATTCTGGGGTTGGATATATGTGCTGATACCATGGTGGGGGATGAAATGTTGCGTGGGATTTCTGGAGGACAGAGGAAGCGTGTTACTACAGGAGAGATGTTGGTTGGACCAGCAAATGCTTTATTCATGGATGAAATCTCCACCGGGTTGGACAGTTCCACCACATTTCAGATTGTGAGTTGTCTGAGGCAATATGTCCACATTCTGAATGGAACTGCTGTGATATCTTTGCTCCAGCCAGCACCTGAGACTTACGACCTTTTTGACGACATTATCTTAATCTCCGACGGCCAAGTGGTTTACCATGGCCCTCGTGAGTATGTTCTGGACTTCTTTGAATCCATGGGTTTCAGATGTCCCGAGAGGAAAGGTGCTGCTGACTTCCTTCAAGAAGTGACTTCCAAAAAAGATCAAGCACAGTACTGGGTGCGCAGAGATCAACCATACAGATTTGTGACAGTTACTCAATTTGCTGAGGCATTTCAATCATTCCATATTGGTAGGAAACTTGGTCAGGAGCTTGCAGTTTCATTTGACAAGACCAAGAGCCACCCTGCTGCATTGACCACTAAGAAGTTTGGTATCAACAAGAAGGAGCTGTTAAAGGCTAACTTCTCAAGGGAGTATTTGCTCATGAAAAGGAATTCATTTGTGTACATCTTCAAGCTATGTCAG CTTTTCATCATGGCGTTGATTGCATTGACGCTGTTCTTCCGAACGGAGATGGACCATGACAGTCTTGATGGTGCTGGTGTTTATGCTGGTgccatattttttacaataataacGGTTATGTTTAATGGAATGGCTGAGATTTCCATGACCATTGCCAAGCTTCCTGTTTTCTACAAGCAGCGAGATCTTCTGTTCTTTCCCTCTTGGGCTTATGCTATTCCTTCGTGGATTCTCAAGATTCCGGTTACTATAGCAGAAGTGGCTCTTTGGGTATTCCTGACCTACTATGTTATTGGATATGATCCCAATGTGGGGAG GCTCTTCAAGCAGTACCTCATCCTACTACTTATCAGTCAGATGGCTTCTTCATTATTCCGAGCCATTGCAGCACTCGGTAGAAACATGATTGTCGCCAACACGTTTGGATCCTTTTCGGTTCTCACTCTTCTTACATTGGGCGGTTTCATTCTGTCAAAAA GGGATATCAAAAAATGGTGGATTTGGGGTTTCTGGATTTCACCTCTGATGTATGGGCAGAATGCTCTGATGACAAATGAATTTCTTGGAAACAGCTGGCACAAC GATACCCACAATTTAGGACTTGATTATCTGGATTCTCGCGCGTTCTTCAAAGATGCATATTGGTATTGGCTTGGTCTTGGGGCATTGGTTGGGTTTGTGCTCTTTTTCAACGTGGTGTTTGGTTTTGCTCTAGATTTCCTTGGCC CATTTGATAAGCCACAAGCAGTGATAGCTGAAGAACCAACTCATGAAGGAAGCCCCGCAGAAGTTGAATTACCACGCATAG AAACGGGAAAAGATGGTTCTGTTGTGGAATCCAGCCATGGAAAGAAAAAAGGAATGGTTCTTCCTTTTGAACCACATTCCATCACCTTTGATGAAGTCGTATACTCAGTTGACATGCCACAG GAAATGAAGGAACAAGGTGTACAAGAGGACAAACTGGTGCTTCTGAAGGGTGTTAGTGGTGCATTCAGGCCTGGTGTTCTCACAGCCTTGATGGGTGTGAGTGGTGCTGGTAAGACCACGTTGATGGATGTTCTGGCTGGTAGGAAAACCGGTGGATATATCGAAGGAAACATCAAAATTTCTGGGTACCCTAAGAAGCAAGAAACATTTGCTCGTATCTCTGGATACTGTGAGCAAAATGATATCCATTCACCTCATGTTACAGTTTACGAGTCCTTGCTCTACTCAGCATGGCTACGTTTACCTTCAAGTGTTGATTCCAAAACCAGAAAG ATGTTCATTGAGGAAGTCATGGAATTGGTGGAGCTTAACCCATTGAGGAACTCGCTGGTTGGATTGCCCGGTGTGAGTGGACTCTCTACTGAACAGCGGAAGAGGCTGACTATTGCGGTTGAATTGGTGGCTAATCCTTCCATAATTTTCATGGATGAGCCTACTTCTGGGCTAGATGCAAGAGCTGCTGCTATTGTTATGAGAACAGTCAGAAACACTGTGGACACTGGAAGAACTGTGGTGTGCACCATCCATCAACCCAGCATTGACATATTTGAAGCATTTGATGAG CTATTCCTAATGAAGCGTGGAGGACAGGAAATATATGTCGGCCCACTGGGTCGTCATTctagtcatctgatcaagtatTTTGAG AGCATTGACGGGGTGAGCAAAATCAAAGACGGATATAACCCGGCTACTTGGATGTTGGAAGTTACAACCACAGCTCAAGAGCTTGGTTTGGGCGTTGATTTCACTGACTTATACAGGAACTCTGATCTATATAG GAGAAACAAGCAGCTTATACAAGAATTGGGTCAGCCTGCTCCTGGTTCAAAGGATCTTTATTTCCCTACTCAATTCTCTCAGAACTTCTTTGTCCAATGCCAAGCTTGCTTATGGAAACAACGTTGGTCATATTGGCGTAATCCACCATACACTGCTGTGAGGTTTTTCTTCACAACTTTCATAGCCATAATGTTTGGAACCATGTTCTGGGACCTCGGAGGCAAACG CTCAACAAGAGGAGACCTGATGAATGCTCTCGGTTCAATGTACACTGCTGTTCTCTTCCTTGGAGTACAAAATTCTTCTTCCGTACAGCCAGTGGTGGCAGTTGAAAGGACTGTCTTCTACAGAGAAAAAGCTGCCGGAATGTATTCTGCCTTACCCTATGCATTTTCACAG ATTCTGGTGGAGCTACCCTATATCTTTACTCAAGCGGTGACATACGGTGTAATAGTTTATGCCATGATCGGATTTGAGTGGACTGCAGAGAAATTCTTTTGGTATCTGTTTTTCATGTACTTCACACTGCTGTACTTCACCTTCTACGGCATGATGGGTGTGGCAGTGACACCAAACCACCATGTTGCTTCCATTGTGTCGGCTGCATTCTATGCAATTTGGAATCTCTTCTCAGGATTTGTTGTTGCAAGACCT AGCATCCCAATATGGTGGAGATGGTACTATTGGGCATGCCCAGTGGCTTGGACCTTATATGGATTGGTTGGATCTCAGTTTGGAGATGTAATGGAGCTAATGGAGGCTGAAGGTAACAAGACTGTGAAAGCTTTCATAGAAGACAGTTATGGTATCAAACATGACTTCATTGGAGTTGCTGCTGTTGTGGTTGCTGGCATTGCAGTTCTCTTTGGATTTACTTTTGCTGTTGCAATCAAGACCTTCAACTTCCAAAAGAGATAG
- the LOC137835992 gene encoding pleiotropic drug resistance protein 1-like isoform X2, with protein MEGSDIYRASNSMRARSSTVWRNNSVEVFSRSSREEDDEEALKWAALEKLPTYNRLRKGLLTASHGAANEIDVADLGYQERHKLLERLVKVAEEDNESFLLKLKDRIDRVGLDIPTIEVRYEHLKIEAEAFVGGRALPSFINSATNVIEGFLNFLHILPSRKKHVTILKDVSGVIKPRRMTLLLGPPSSGKTTLLLALSGKLDKSLQVSGKVTYNGHELNEFVPQRTAAYISQHDVHIGEMTVRETLAFSARCQGVGSRYDMLSELSRREKAANIKPDPDLDVYMKATATAGQESSIVTDYTMKILGLDICADTMVGDEMLRGISGGQRKRVTTGEMLVGPANALFMDEISTGLDSSTTFQIVSCLRQYVHILNGTAVISLLQPAPETYDLFDDIILISDGQVVYHGPREYVLDFFESMGFRCPERKGAADFLQEVTSKKDQAQYWVRRDQPYRFVTVTQFAEAFQSFHIGRKLGQELAVSFDKTKSHPAALTTKKFGINKKELLKANFSREYLLMKRNSFVYIFKLCQLFIMALIALTLFFRTEMDHDSLDGAGVYAGAIFFTIITVMFNGMAEISMTIAKLPVFYKQRDLLFFPSWAYAIPSWILKIPVTIAEVALWVFLTYYVIGYDPNVGRLFKQYLILLLISQMASSLFRAIAALGRNMIVANTFGSFSVLTLLTLGGFILSKRDIKKWWIWGFWISPLMYGQNALMTNEFLGNSWHNDTHNLGLDYLDSRAFFKDAYWYWLGLGALVGFVLFFNVVFGFALDFLGPFDKPQAVIAEEPTHEGSPAEVELPRIETGKDGSVVESSHGKKKGMVLPFEPHSITFDEVVYSVDMPQEMKEQGVQEDKLVLLKGVSGAFRPGVLTALMGVSGAGKTTLMDVLAGRKTGGYIEGNIKISGYPKKQETFARISGYCEQNDIHSPHVTVYESLLYSAWLRLPSSVDSKTRKMFIEEVMELVELNPLRNSLVGLPGVSGLSTEQRKRLTIAVELVANPSIIFMDEPTSGLDARAAAIVMRTVRNTVDTGRTVVCTIHQPSIDIFEAFDELFLMKRGGQEIYVGPLGRHSSHLIKYFESIDGVSKIKDGYNPATWMLEVTTTAQELGLGVDFTDLYRNSDLYRRNKQLIQELGQPAPGSKDLYFPTQFSQNFFVQCQACLWKQRWSYWRNPPYTAVRFFFTTFIAIMFGTMFWDLGGKRSTRGDLMNALGSMYTAVLFLGVQNSSSVQPVVAVERTVFYREKAAGMYSALPYAFSQILVELPYIFTQAVTYGVIVYAMIGFEWTAEKFFWYLFFMYFTLLYFTFYGMMGVAVTPNHHVASIVSAAFYAIWNLFSGFVVARPSIPIWWRWYYWACPVAWTLYGLVGSQFGDVMELMEAEGNKTVKAFIEDSYGIKHDFIGVAAVVVAGIAVLFGFTFAVAIKTFNFQKR; from the exons ATGGAGGGAAGCGATATATACAGAGCGAGTAACAGTATGCGAGCGAGAAGTTCAACGGTTTGGAGAAACAACAGTGTGGAGGTTTTCTCAAGGTCTTCTCGCGAAGAGGATGACGAAGAAGCTCTCAAATGGGCTGCTCTTGAGAAGCTCCCCACCTACAACCGTCTCAGGAAAGGCTTGTTGACAGCATCCCATGGAGCTGCCAACGAAATCGACGTTGCTGATCTTGGCTACCAAGAGAGACACAAGCTCCTTGAGAGGTTGGTCAAGGTTGCTGAAGAGGACAATGAGTCCTTCTTGTTGAAACTCAAGGACCGTATTGACAG AGTTGGACTCGACATTCCCACCATTGAAGTTCGATACGAGCACCTCAAGATTGAAGCAGAGGCTTTTGTTGGAGGCAGAGCTTTGCCCTCTTTCATCAACTCTGCTACTAATGTCATTGAG GGATTTCTTAACTTTCTCCATATCCTCCCCAGCAGAAAGAAACACGTTACTATTCTCAAAGATGTGAGCGGGGTTATCAAACCTCGCAGGATGACTCTGCTTTTGGGTCCTCCGAGTTCAGGAAAGACCACACTCCTCTTGGCCTTGTCAGGAAAACTTGATAAAAGTCTTCAG GTATCTGGAAAAGTGACTTACAATGGGCATGAACTGAACGAGTTTGTACCCCAGAGAACCGCTGCTTACATCAGCCAGCATGATGTTCACATTGGAGAAATGACTGTGAGGGAAACCTTGGCTTTCTCAGCAAGGTGCCAAGGGGTTGGATCACGTTATG ACATGCTGTCTGAATTGTCTAGAAGGGAGAAAGCGGCAAATATCAAGCCTGACCCAGATCTTGATGTCTACATGAAG GCAACTGCAACTGCAGGCCAGGAGTCAAGCATAGTGACAGATTATACAATGAAG ATTCTGGGGTTGGATATATGTGCTGATACCATGGTGGGGGATGAAATGTTGCGTGGGATTTCTGGAGGACAGAGGAAGCGTGTTACTACAGGAGAGATGTTGGTTGGACCAGCAAATGCTTTATTCATGGATGAAATCTCCACCGGGTTGGACAGTTCCACCACATTTCAGATTGTGAGTTGTCTGAGGCAATATGTCCACATTCTGAATGGAACTGCTGTGATATCTTTGCTCCAGCCAGCACCTGAGACTTACGACCTTTTTGACGACATTATCTTAATCTCCGACGGCCAAGTGGTTTACCATGGCCCTCGTGAGTATGTTCTGGACTTCTTTGAATCCATGGGTTTCAGATGTCCCGAGAGGAAAGGTGCTGCTGACTTCCTTCAAGAAGTGACTTCCAAAAAAGATCAAGCACAGTACTGGGTGCGCAGAGATCAACCATACAGATTTGTGACAGTTACTCAATTTGCTGAGGCATTTCAATCATTCCATATTGGTAGGAAACTTGGTCAGGAGCTTGCAGTTTCATTTGACAAGACCAAGAGCCACCCTGCTGCATTGACCACTAAGAAGTTTGGTATCAACAAGAAGGAGCTGTTAAAGGCTAACTTCTCAAGGGAGTATTTGCTCATGAAAAGGAATTCATTTGTGTACATCTTCAAGCTATGTCAG CTTTTCATCATGGCGTTGATTGCATTGACGCTGTTCTTCCGAACGGAGATGGACCATGACAGTCTTGATGGTGCTGGTGTTTATGCTGGTgccatattttttacaataataacGGTTATGTTTAATGGAATGGCTGAGATTTCCATGACCATTGCCAAGCTTCCTGTTTTCTACAAGCAGCGAGATCTTCTGTTCTTTCCCTCTTGGGCTTATGCTATTCCTTCGTGGATTCTCAAGATTCCGGTTACTATAGCAGAAGTGGCTCTTTGGGTATTCCTGACCTACTATGTTATTGGATATGATCCCAATGTGGGGAG GCTCTTCAAGCAGTACCTCATCCTACTACTTATCAGTCAGATGGCTTCTTCATTATTCCGAGCCATTGCAGCACTCGGTAGAAACATGATTGTCGCCAACACGTTTGGATCCTTTTCGGTTCTCACTCTTCTTACATTGGGCGGTTTCATTCTGTCAAAAA GGGATATCAAAAAATGGTGGATTTGGGGTTTCTGGATTTCACCTCTGATGTATGGGCAGAATGCTCTGATGACAAATGAATTTCTTGGAAACAGCTGGCACAAC GATACCCACAATTTAGGACTTGATTATCTGGATTCTCGCGCGTTCTTCAAAGATGCATATTGGTATTGGCTTGGTCTTGGGGCATTGGTTGGGTTTGTGCTCTTTTTCAACGTGGTGTTTGGTTTTGCTCTAGATTTCCTTGGCC CATTTGATAAGCCACAAGCAGTGATAGCTGAAGAACCAACTCATGAAGGAAGCCCCGCAGAAGTTGAATTACCACGCATAG AAACGGGAAAAGATGGTTCTGTTGTGGAATCCAGCCATGGAAAGAAAAAAGGAATGGTTCTTCCTTTTGAACCACATTCCATCACCTTTGATGAAGTCGTATACTCAGTTGACATGCCACAG GAAATGAAGGAACAAGGTGTACAAGAGGACAAACTGGTGCTTCTGAAGGGTGTTAGTGGTGCATTCAGGCCTGGTGTTCTCACAGCCTTGATGGGTGTGAGTGGTGCTGGTAAGACCACGTTGATGGATGTTCTGGCTGGTAGGAAAACCGGTGGATATATCGAAGGAAACATCAAAATTTCTGGGTACCCTAAGAAGCAAGAAACATTTGCTCGTATCTCTGGATACTGTGAGCAAAATGATATCCATTCACCTCATGTTACAGTTTACGAGTCCTTGCTCTACTCAGCATGGCTACGTTTACCTTCAAGTGTTGATTCCAAAACCAGAAAG ATGTTCATTGAGGAAGTCATGGAATTGGTGGAGCTTAACCCATTGAGGAACTCGCTGGTTGGATTGCCCGGTGTGAGTGGACTCTCTACTGAACAGCGGAAGAGGCTGACTATTGCGGTTGAATTGGTGGCTAATCCTTCCATAATTTTCATGGATGAGCCTACTTCTGGGCTAGATGCAAGAGCTGCTGCTATTGTTATGAGAACAGTCAGAAACACTGTGGACACTGGAAGAACTGTGGTGTGCACCATCCATCAACCCAGCATTGACATATTTGAAGCATTTGATGAG CTATTCCTAATGAAGCGTGGAGGACAGGAAATATATGTCGGCCCACTGGGTCGTCATTctagtcatctgatcaagtatTTTGAG AGCATTGACGGGGTGAGCAAAATCAAAGACGGATATAACCCGGCTACTTGGATGTTGGAAGTTACAACCACAGCTCAAGAGCTTGGTTTGGGCGTTGATTTCACTGACTTATACAGGAACTCTGATCTATATAG GAGAAACAAGCAGCTTATACAAGAATTGGGTCAGCCTGCTCCTGGTTCAAAGGATCTTTATTTCCCTACTCAATTCTCTCAGAACTTCTTTGTCCAATGCCAAGCTTGCTTATGGAAACAACGTTGGTCATATTGGCGTAATCCACCATACACTGCTGTGAGGTTTTTCTTCACAACTTTCATAGCCATAATGTTTGGAACCATGTTCTGGGACCTCGGAGGCAAACG CTCAACAAGAGGAGACCTGATGAATGCTCTCGGTTCAATGTACACTGCTGTTCTCTTCCTTGGAGTACAAAATTCTTCTTCCGTACAGCCAGTGGTGGCAGTTGAAAGGACTGTCTTCTACAGAGAAAAAGCTGCCGGAATGTATTCTGCCTTACCCTATGCATTTTCACAG ATTCTGGTGGAGCTACCCTATATCTTTACTCAAGCGGTGACATACGGTGTAATAGTTTATGCCATGATCGGATTTGAGTGGACTGCAGAGAAATTCTTTTGGTATCTGTTTTTCATGTACTTCACACTGCTGTACTTCACCTTCTACGGCATGATGGGTGTGGCAGTGACACCAAACCACCATGTTGCTTCCATTGTGTCGGCTGCATTCTATGCAATTTGGAATCTCTTCTCAGGATTTGTTGTTGCAAGACCT AGCATCCCAATATGGTGGAGATGGTACTATTGGGCATGCCCAGTGGCTTGGACCTTATATGGATTGGTTGGATCTCAGTTTGGAGATGTAATGGAGCTAATGGAGGCTGAAGGTAACAAGACTGTGAAAGCTTTCATAGAAGACAGTTATGGTATCAAACATGACTTCATTGGAGTTGCTGCTGTTGTGGTTGCTGGCATTGCAGTTCTCTTTGGATTTACTTTTGCTGTTGCAATCAAGACCTTCAACTTCCAAAAGAGATAG
- the LOC137835993 gene encoding uncharacterized protein, whose protein sequence is MAEAEDYGFAPDEMLVNENLGYPKAFAKLCRDRGFSTYSHGPPFTFIPYALQEQEAERARDLDEMFPIIDPKAKATSKPKIFVSVLWKQLRHLGNAGFDPAVIRVDGYGNVIYYHADSASPLAWDVDHWFPCSRGGLTVLSNLRILQRQVCKRKKNKLEFLVPWWDFQLGISVNQFLSVFASSNSDFRHRAFSFLFYEGENQELNASQIVDSHSFPQHFFGLKEELGLAPAAIVESRREPCDALALRQLDYNRKPRPMSPAIVAARKRNGNLKENEDPDFVKNPYQAIVMARDSLKQREETTKMQSEIQKLDDEVNEMNLKNEEEKLTIQDLELALIKRKRKAEKCRRLAEAQSSYRIMLEKMIRDTMHQSVIYKEQVRLNLAATNALMARLEAQKAICDGAEKDLHKKYKQRDDIEKQIRPEWEQGRKRSRIDYATLEERESKPALYLPGPRPRTPWHKELRVLLEEEQRASEVDYSANEEQKQEDKEEKMKMPAKDDTEEKLEEHTTSGVVALEEENSIEQRLEKLKIREGKRSCGISFTGEHETEIEEDEETRKQRGKGNVEKWLQMLLENSPQPGTDPEETNENASHRTEEKIIQQLNQKFPQKELKMSKVSDSDYKEKQLQLLEDKNQEDTIENESSSVLPTGHKNYSEEACIGEGNCTPNVEGMQKKEEHKKEKRLLPRSESAKTLRRIPSSPSLLFGIRKGVDCIRKKPTASDDLAASNSFLRSSFKTIKKAVNL, encoded by the exons ATGGCAGAAGCTGAGGATTATGGGTTCGCCCCAGATGAAATGCTAGTGAATGAGAACCTTGGCTACCCTAAAGCCTTCGCAAAACTCTGCCGTGACAGGGGTTTCAGTACCTACAGCCATGGCCCTCCCTTTACCTTCATCCCTTATGCTTTGCAAGAACAAGag GCTGAGAGAGCTAGGGATTTGGATGAGATGTTTCCGATTATTGATCCCAAAGCTAAGGCGACCAGCAAGCCTAAGATCTTTGTCAGTGTCTTGTGGAAGCAGCTCCGCCATCTGGG GAATGCTGGCTTTGACCCTGCTGTAATTCGAGTGGATGGTTATGGCAATGTGATCTATTATCACGCAGATTCGGCCTCTCCTCTGGCTTGGGACGTTGATCACTGGTTTCCTTGTTCaa GGGGGGGTTTGACTGTTCTTAGCAATCTAAGGATATTGCAGCGGCAAGTCTGTAAGAGGAAGAAAAACAAGCTGGAATTCTTGGTGCCATGGTGGGATTTCCAATTGGGGATATCTGTGAACCAGTTCCTGTCTGTTTTTGCATCATCAAATTCAGACTTCAG GCACAGGGccttttcatttttgttctaTGAAGGAGAAAATCAAGAATTGAATGCTTCACAAATAGTGGATTCTCATTCTTTTCCACAACACTTTTTTGGTTTGAAAGAAGAGTTAGGCCTGGCTCCGGCGGCAATAGTAGAATCTCGAAGGGAACCTTGTGATGCATTAGCTTTGAGACAACTCGATTACAATAGGAAGCCAAGGCCAATGTCTCCTGCAATAG TAGCTGCAAGGAAAAGAAATGGCAATCTTAAAGAAAATGAAGATCCAGATTTTGTGAAAAACCCCTACCAAGCAATTGTCATGGCTAGAGATTCCCTGAAGCAAAGAGAGGAAACTACAAAAATGCAGTCAGAAATACAGAAGCTAGACGATGAAGTGAATGAAATGAATCTCAAAAATGAGGAAGAAAAGCTCACTATTCAAGACCTGGAATTGGCTCTCATAAAACGTAAAAGGAAGGCAGAAAAGTGCAGACGGTTAGCTGAGGCTCAATCTTCTTACAGGATTATGCTAGAGAAGATGATTAGGGACACCATGCACCA GAGTGTTATTTATAAGGAACAGGTAAGATTGAACCTGGCTGCAACTAATGCACTAATGGCTAGACTTGAAGCACAGAAGGCAATTTGTGATGGTGCAGAGAAAGATCTTCACAAGAAATACAAACAAAGAGATGACATAGAGAAGCAGATTAGACCTGAATGGGAGCAAGGAAGGAAAAGGTCAAGAATAGATTATGCCACTttagaagagagagagagtaaaCCTGCTCTTTACTTGCCTGGGCCCAGACCAAGAACACCTTGGCACAAGGAGCTCAGAGTGTTATTAGAGGAGGAACAAAGGGCATCCGAAGTTGACTACTCTGCAAACGAGGAGCAAAagcaggaagataaagaagagaaGATGAAAATGCCTGCTAAAGATGACACAGAAGAGAAGCTAGAGGAGCATACTACATCAGGTGTTGTTGCATTGGAAGAAGAAAACTCAATTGAGCAAAGACTTGAGAAGCTTAAAATCAGAGAAGGCAAGAGGAGTTGTGGCATTTCATTCACAGGTGAACATGAGACAGAAATCGAGGAAGATGAAGAAACCAGAAAGCAACGTGGAAAAGGGAATGTGGAGAAGTGGCTTCAAATGCTTTTGGAAAATAGTCCACAACCAGGAACTGATCCAgaagaaacaaatgaaaatGCTTCTCATAGAACTGAAGAAAAAATAATCCAACAACTGAATCAGAAGTTCCCACAAAAGGAGTTGAAGATGTCAAAAGTTTCAGATTCTGATTATAAAGAGAAGCAGCTGCAACTTCTTGAAGACAAGAATCAAGAAGATACAATAGAAAATGAGTCTAGCAGTGTTTTGCCTACAGGACATAAAAATTACTCTGAAGAAGCTTGCATAGGTGAAGGAAATTGCACTCCTAATGTTGAAGGGATGCAGAAAAAGGAAgaacataaaaaggaaaaaagactTCTTCCTAGATCAGAGAGTGCCAAGACCCTGAGGAGAATTCCATCATCTCCATCTTTGCTTTTTGGTATCAGAAAAGGTGTGGACTGCATTCGGAAGAAGCCAACAGCAAGTGATGATCTTGCAGCCTCAAACAGTTTCTTGAGGTCATCCttcaagacaatcaagaaaGCTGTAAATTTATGA